AGTTTCGATGAAGAAACCAGTAACAGACGTCAACTGGAGCGTGAAGTGCAACAGCTGCGAGCTCTAGTGGAGGACAGAGAAAAAATGCTTAACTTCCAAGAAGAACGTGACAAGAAACTTGCAGCAGAAAAAGAATTAAGGCAAATAACATTGAGAATCAAAGAAATTGAAGAAAGTCCACCTGCAGTACAAGAGAAAATTGTTATGGAAGAAGTAGTCAAAATAGAAAAAGATCCAGTTCTTGAGAAATCTGCCAACACTTTGCGACTGGACCTGGACAAAGAAAGAAGTCAATTTTTTAATGTACAGAGGGAATGCAAAAACTTGCAGGCTAAAATTGATATTTTGCAGAGAGAAAAATTCATGGAGAAGACTATTTACAAAGAGGTCATCAGAGTAGAGAAAGACAAAATATTAGAAAATGAACGAGTTCGTGTTCGAGAACTCTACAATAAAGAAAGAAATTCCAGACAAGATGCTGAAGAAGAAATAAGGCGTCTCAAGGATAAGATTGAAAGGGCTGAAAACACAAAAAGAACTTGGTCTCGAGAGGAAAGTGATCTCCAAAGAGCACGAAACTTGGCACTCCAGGAGAAATCCTCCTTAGAAAATGATCTTAGGGAGCTAGGTAGACAAAAACAGCAGAACACAGTGTTCCTTAGTAAAGAATCAGAACTACTTACACAAAGAACTGAGTATGACAGACAAAAAAGGGCACAACTGGGACAGGAGCTAGCATCTTTAGAGGGAGAAATCCTTAAGGAAAAGGACCAAATTTATGAAAAGGAAAGGACCATCAGGGAACTTCAGTCAAAGGCCAACAGAGAAGAAATTaatcaggaaacccaactgagaGAGACTAACGTCTCCACTAAAATTTCTATTTTAGATCCTGATACAGGAATGGATATGTCTCCTTATGAAGCATACAGGAGAGGCATTATAGATAGAAACCAGTATATTCAGCTTCAAGAATTAGAATGTGACTGGGAGGAAATCTCAACCATGGGTTCGAGTGGTGAAATTTCAGTTCTTCTAGATAAGAAGAGTGGAAAGCAATATTCAATTGAAGATGCTTTAAGAGCAAAACGGATCACCAGAGATGAACTCCAGCAGTATAAGGATGGTAAGATCCCAATATCAGAGTTTGCGTTGTTGGTAGCAGGTGAAACTAAGCCTTCATCTTTATCCATTGGGTCAATCATTGGCTCAAAGTCGCCACTTCCATCACCAACTAGTCCAAAAGTCAATAACGTCTTTTCATACGGCTCCTCAAAGAACTTCTATGATGACTCCTTTCCCATCGCTGGCATTTATGACGACACAACAGGTATAAAGTGCACCATCAGAAATGCAGTGGCAAAAAATATGGTGGATCCAATCACGGCTGAGAAGTTGCTTGAGGCTCAGGCTGCAACTGGAGGCATAATAGACATTATAACAAAAGATCGATATTCTGTCCACAAAGCTATCGACAAAGGTCTTATTGATAACACCAATGCACAGAGGCTACTAAATGCACAGAAGGCTTTTACAGGTGTTGAAGACCCAGTGACAAAAAAGAGACTGTCTGTGGGTGAAGCAATGCAGAAAGGATGGATGACCAAGGAAACTGCACTTCCCTATTTGGAAGTCCAGCACCTCACTGGCGGGCTGATTGATCCCAAAAAGACAGGCCGAATCCCAGTATCTGATGCAGTTGTGACCCATATGCTTGATGATAGTACTGCAAAGAAACTCCAGGACGAGTCACAGTATGAGAATGATCTCATTGATCCCATCACCAATGAAAAGATGAATTACAAAGAGGCCATGGCTCGCTGCCAAAGAGATCCCACGACAGGCCTCTTACTTCTCCCTGCAGCTTCTCATGGTTATCAGCCAGCTTTTTATCCTGTGAACGTCTCACCTGGATTACAACCTCTACACTACTAAGCACGTAGAGCTATGACAAGTTGTCACTAATGTGATCAGTTCGCAAGCTAATGCATCAACGGGTAGCTTTTGCACGCCACTATTAACCGTTGGCCAAGATTTTATGTTATAtttagtttcaagtttattcaaagcTTTCTACCCTGCCCATCACAACAGGTATCTGAGCGGCTTACActctaaaaaaggaggaaaagaaaatacacaaacaaaactgaaaagaaacaaactgggacataagagagaaggggagaactACAATATTTATAGGAAAAAGAAGAGGgggaaatggggaaaaaaacatcaGGAAAATTTGTTTTCATAAGTCCAACATTTTGACTGTTCTAACAAATATATGTTCActttgtattaaaaaaagaaaaggaaaaaaatgaactCTGCTGCAGATTTCTGCAGTTTTGATGGGAATAAGGAGATTTATACCAGTATTTAAACATTCCTACATTGCCTTACCTTTTCTGGGTTTTTACTGGCCTGAAAGGATGTTGTGTTACAGATTATGTCTTTTCTTTCTGCTTTGAGAAATAAATTCAGATGCTGCATTTTAGTTTCTTTACAACAGACTTGAGATTATTCAGAGTTAGTGTTTtgcagatttaaaaaaagaagagcGGTGCTTGGACCAGGACATTTTAGTTCAAACATCTGAGAGCCAAATTTCAGCTTCAATTCCAAATGCAATGCGGATGTGTCAATTCTTGTTTATAGCTCATGCTCACCTACAGAACCAAATTACCATCACATAattcagtggtttccaaacctgtcctggaagaaccccagtcaggttttcaagatggcTGCAAGATTTGCATGTATatacattatggatatcctgaaaacctgactgactggggggtCCCTCAAGAGAGGCTTGAGACCACAGGATTAGGTGATTCTGTGCCTAATAAACCCAGAAACAGGATCATATACTCCTAATCAAGACCAAAGTACACAAGATACATCTAGGCACTCCACATTCAACTATAACCAGCGCTATTAGCTTTTGCTTTCATAAGCACTGGAGAGGGTGATTTTTGTAAAGTATTTGCTTGAGTAAAGGGCTCTGACTGAAAATTGCCTCCGTCAAATGCAGCTAAAGGTTTGCACAGATTTCACACCATAGGACTAATTTAATAACAGGGCAACTACAACAGTTTCCAAAAATTGCTTTTCATAAAATAGTCTCCCATAACTGCCcctactaatttatttatttagattttgctcacacctttttgcagtagtagctcaaggtaagttacattcaggtacacgggtatttccctgaccctggagggctcacaatctaagtttgtagatgaggcaatggagggttaagtgacttgcagcagtgggaattgaactgggcacctctggatgtcaagaccggtgctgtaaccactaggccactcctccactgctctgAGGCTGTCACAGATTTGCTCTGAGACAGGTGCAAATATTTGTGCACATTGCACATAGGGCATTTTCATCAAGCAATGTGTACATCACAACTCTGCCAACACCTAAAGTAAGCATTGGTTTTACATATGTATATACACCTGTGCAATTTATAAGAACCATTTCTGCACGTTTTATGGCTGGAAAATGCTTTGTAACATtaccacaactccccccccccccccaatgtatgtATTTTTAGCCACAATAACTAAAGGTGTTTCCTTTCTTGATTCTCCTGTTCTCTAGTCTTGTTATTGGCTGTTTCTCTAATGGGAAATTAATACTAAAAATCAAAgtatttctatgggtgtgtttAGATCAGGGGAGGAAATTGATACATTCCTATATGATTTCCAGATGTTCATGTGCTATTTTAACCCTAGCTTGGTTTTTAATATGCATATTGCACTTACTAATTTTCAAAGAGCAGTAACGCAGGTTGTTTCTATTTGAAAATTAACCTAATGCACTTGCATTAAAAGTGCCCATATAGTTTGCAGCTACATAGGCTAGTCAAAAACTGTCCCCCAAAAGTGTCAGAGAAACACAGAGTAGATAACAGGTAAGGCCCCACAGGGCTCACTGGGACTCCATTCTTGCTGCACGGGCAGATAGCCCCAGCTGATGCTTGGTTTCCTCCCCTTTTCTTCATAACCAAGAGTCCTCTGTGCCTGTCCCAgcctttcttgaattctgtcactttttctgcctcccaccatctcccttgggaagccattccacacatcatccacccctttccatgaagaattaTTGCCTGATATTGTTCCTGAGTTTACTCACTTGAAGATTTATACTGTAGCCTCTTGTTCGAGGATATTCTTTCATCTGAAAAAGGTTGGATTTGCCTTATCAATATTTGAATGTTGCAAGAACatgtaaataaaagaaaatgcatgTGCATCATTTTAGCTCAGAACGCAACCCTCATGTACAGCAGGCCAGCACACACAGAGACCCACATGGAAAGAGCCAGTGAAATTCAGAAGCCTTGACTGTGAAATCCAAGAAGTGTCAGTACCCTGGTAACCCATCGTTTAGCCCATCACAGAAAACTTTCCCAGCTCATCACAAAACAATAAAGCTTATAGGCTTGAGGTTGTCTTAGTTTATTACAAAAATAACTTCTAGGCAATTGTGTATAATCCAACTCAATTGAAAAGCTATACAAATTCTGATTTTCTGAGCTAGAAGCAGAAGAAAGGTGTGTACAATACATGATGCATACATAATATCAAACAGTTccacaaatgtacagtcagagcAAAACTCACACTCACTAGTGCAAGTAGAAGTCACCATCTTGCCCAAGTCATGCCTGGAGTTCTTGGTCTTCCACCCTTaaagaggcagcaatctgggtgcAAGAATAGATCTAAGAGAGAGAATGGAGGACCAAGACAGAAATCTCAGGTCCAGCTAGAACCCAGTCCTCTTATCAATGAGATGTAGTTCTGGTTTCAGAGGTTCTGCTCTGAAAGTACTTCCTCTGTTCCTGAACAGCACACTCCAACAAGGGGAGGTTGATCCCATCCACACAGGTCAGCACACGGGCACGCAACACGGGAACCTCACCTGTAAATATAAACCATACGGGTTATAGCTCTGAGACAGTCTTGTCCCATGCTTCCCCCTGTAACAGTACAGCACCTCTGGTTGCTACAGAGACATTTGTCTTGCATTTTTACCTTGTTAAACTAAATGCTTGAAACCCCATGGACTGAAGTAATGTATTTCTGAATGTTGATTTCTTAAAGTTTCATAATTATAAAGTTAAAACAACTGATGTGTTTATCTGCTGAAGAATACCATGGAGATCCGAAGTCTTTAGTCAGTCAGTGGCATGGACCTGCCTATTTACAATAATAATGCCTGTCTATCTCTTCCAGTGAGGAGAGGTGAGCACCAAATAATACAGGAAGAATTCCATCACCACCACCCCACCTGTGAGGGCAGGCAATTCTCCCATTAGTAATCAGCTACCTCTGCAATACTCATGCATAAAACTGCAGCTACACTTAAAAGGTAACCCCTCATTTACCAGCTTCATTTCTGCAAAATGAAGTAATGAAAAAGTCAAAGGCAGGTAAGTAACTCTTACCTTCAGCCCTCTCAATCTCCCCAAGAGCCATGTACATGGACCCAATCTGTGCTTGGAATGGTTCCACAGACTTTGTGCTGATGCAGATCCGGTGCTGGATAGCTCCCTGCGGGGCAGTTAATTCAGCCTCTGAACGAGACATATCGTAACAGCTTAACCTGAAATGTACAGATttattagagagttgcatgggtaCATAACTTTCATCCATCACcgcctgtccccactggaatctaaacTATACCCACCTGCatctgctaagatccattccatcaccACCCATCCctacaattaatctcctccatcctcaCCTGTACCCCCAGGTACTTCCTTCAATACCTGTCATCAGTGCCTGTATTTGACTTGCCAGAACAGTATTACAGCTCAAAGAATAGGAGATGGGGAGGTAGTCTCTTTAAGGATGCACTTAAAATGTGTTTTGGAATAATTTTCATGCTTTGAGTAATCTGGAAACCTACCCAGGACAGCATTTGCTCACCCCAAGGTTAAGACCCTTTTTTCTCAGTCTGAGAATCACTCTGACACTAGAGAGCTGCAGTTGCCTCTCTTGgtacattccaagcctcattctggtgctccaatttcATCTTTATTTGTTCCAAGCCTCACACTGACACTCCTGCGGGAAACCTACaccaacttcttccatccccacagCAATCCTGCAAACCCAAAAGTCATACCTGCAGAATtcccatgaaccctgaaaaggagcAACTGTGGTCTCTGGGCCTGACTGTCAAAACAGCCACAAATGTGTGGTGTCTGATGTTTAGCGTGTGTAATGTTTATTCTTAATTACCTGGAATCTGTCATTCCATAGTGGTATATAAACAAATTGCGTATTTTATcaaagcattcttttttttttttttttgcaatacagCTTTACAGCTCAGTTCTGACAttagaattcgccctttcctaaaTACTCCATAAAGTTATTACAAACATAAGCGgtgctgtactgggtcagaccaatgtccatCGAGCCTACCATCCTGTCTTTGACAGCAGCCACTTTGGGTCACTCAAAAATACCTCACACGGATAAAAAGGATCCGTTTCCCTGTTGCTCACTCTCAAAAATAAGAGATGATCTCCAAACTTACTTAGCTAATAATTAACTGACCCCTCCTCCAAAAAATGTGTCCATCCCATTTTTCACCCACCTACACTGCTTgcctttattacattctctggaaacCAAAGCTACAGCTTGTGTTCCCTGTCCTGGGGACCCCAaagcagtcagattttc
This is a stretch of genomic DNA from Microcaecilia unicolor chromosome 6, aMicUni1.1, whole genome shotgun sequence. It encodes these proteins:
- the TEN1 gene encoding CST complex subunit TEN1 — protein: MLPAAGKHLFLWEISCGLIQEGESVRTFGRLSCYDMSRSEAELTAPQGAIQHRICISTKSVEPFQAQIGSMYMALGEIERAEGEVPVLRARVLTCVDGINLPLLECAVQEQRKYFQSRTSETRTTSH